In Malassezia japonica chromosome 2, complete sequence, one DNA window encodes the following:
- the RPB5 gene encoding DNA-directed RNA polymerases II 24 kDa polypeptide (RNA polymerase II subunit 5) (BUSCO:EOG09264904; COG:K; EggNog:ENOG503NVDE) → MNEEREAARLWRINRTIHELVADRGYEVADEEINMDLDSFKAQFSTNGVIDRSRLNFFTSHRDNPDERVFVFYSMERNVGVKTMRQFINVLEEKNITRGIIIWSDKMTSAAKKVIEAMRLQLVLEDFEEAFLLVNITHHQLVPKHEVLTPEEKKDLLQRFRLKESQLPRIQQVDPVARYFGLSRGQVVKITRPSETSGRYCSYRICM, encoded by the exons ATGAACGAGGAGCGTGAGGCTGCTAGGCTCTGGCGCATCAACCGCACCATCCACGAGCTTGTCGCGGATAGG GGGTACGAGGTCGCAGATGAGGAGATCAACATGGACCTCGACTCGTTCAAGGCGCAGTTTTCGACCAACGGCGTCATTGACCGCAGCCGCCTCAACTTCTTCACGTCGCACCGTGACAACCcggacgagcgcgtgtTTGTGTTCTATTCGATGGAGCGCAACGTCGGTGTGAAGACCATGCGTCAGTTCATTAATGTACTCGAAGAAAAGAACATTACGCGCGGCATCATCATCTGGAGCGACAAGATGACGAGCGCTGCGAAAAAGGTCATTGAGGCCATGCGTCTTCAGCTGGTTCTGGAAGACTTCGAAGAGGCTTTCTTGCTGGTGAACATCACGCACCACCAGCTTGTGCCGAAGCACGAAGTGCTTACGCCggaggagaagaaggactTGCTCCAGCGCTT CCGCTTGAAAGAGTCGCAGCTCCCGCGCATTCAGCAAGTGGACCCCGTGGCTCGCTACTTTGGCCTGTCGCGCGGTCAGGTCGTCAAGATCACTCGGC CGTCCGAGACTAGTGGCCGTTACTGTTCGTACCGGATCTGCATGTAA
- a CDS encoding uncharacterized protein (EggNog:ENOG503NXNP; TransMembrane:10 (i7-28o40-63i198-216o222-242i254-271o291-309i321-344o356-378i385-404o410-430i); COG:E; COG:G; BUSCO:EOG09263M8W): protein MSAANGYAVGAGLVLLVDVLWTASNFLANTVLTHGYNKPFAVTYLSTASFVAYLVPFAFLYWYRGKPSAEDAPPQWYEKLGFRLPPMYPPPADQVRESQRSLLRAPSDGRPLRPSSIDGRRPSSNLNMRVDAPDAMATRPRRALSRGRSFTKRGTEESQELTRDAPPSYGSESDGSEAGDALHLVPASELPPLSLSETAVLSMQFAVVWFAANWTFVAALGYTSVASGTTLGSSSGFFTLLLGSMVGTDSFSPGKLASVFLSFFGVALVAWADSGAPHAVGVAPRPILGDVLAIVSAMCYALYVTLLKMRIGSEDRISMPLFLGLVGLFNLVAFWPVGLVLDLIGIEPLAWPSDGLMWAGLGVNMAITVVSDFAYLLAMLKSSPLFTTVGLSLTIPMAALGDVVRDPASINMQNALGSVLVLLSFGAIAWEENWTA, encoded by the exons ATGTCGGCGGCAAATGGGTAtgcggtcggcgccgggctcgtgctgctggtcgacgtgctctGGACCGCGTCCAACTTTCTGGCGAATACAGTGCT CACACATGGGTACAATAAGCCGTTTGCCGTGACCTACCTGAGCACTGCGAGCTTTGTCGCGTACCTCGTGCCGTTTGCGTTCTTGTACTGGTACCGCGGGAAGCCTTCCGCGgaggatgcgccgccgcagtGGTACGAAAAGCTGGGCTTCCGCCTGCCCCCGATGTACCCCCCTCCCGC GGATCAAGTGCGCGAGTCGCAGCGCAGCCTtttgcgcgcgccgagcgacgggcgcccgctgcgcccgtcgtcgatcgacggccggcggccgtcgagcaACCTGAATATGCGCGTCGATGCTCCAGACGCCATGGCCACccgcccccgccgcgccttgTCGCGTGGCCGCAGCTTTACGAAGCGCGGCACCGAAGAGTCGCAGGAgctcacgcgcgacgcaccaCCTAGCTACGGCTCCGAGTCGGACGGATccgaggcgggcgacgcgttGCACCTAGTGCCCGCGTCCGAGCTTCCCCCGCTGTCGCTGAGCGAGACCGCGGTGCTCTCGATGCAGTTTGCCGTCGTGTGGTTTGCGGCGAACTGGACGTttgtcgcggcgcttggctACACGAGCGtggcgagcggcacgacgctcggctcgtcgagtgGCTTCTTtacgctgctgctcggcagcatGGTCGGCACCGACTCGTTCTCCCCTGGCAAGCTCGCGTCGGTCTTTTTGAGCTTTTTCGGtgtcgcgctcgtggcGTGGGCGGACAGCggggcgccgcacgcagtcggcgtcgcgccccgcccgatcctcggcgacgtgctcgcgATCGTCTCGGCAATGT GCTATGCGCTGTACGTGACCCTCTTGAAAATGCGCATCGGGTCCGAGGACCGCATCTCGATGCCCCTCtttctcggcctcgtcggcctgtTTAATCTCGTCGCATTCTGGCCCGTGGGCCTCGTGCTGGACCTGATCGGCATCGAGCCGCTCGCCTGGCCCTCCGACGGGCTGATGTGGGCGGGCCTCGGGGTGAATATGGCCATCACCGTGGTGAG CGACTTTGCGTACCTGCTCGCGATGCTCAAGTCGTCGCCGCTCTTTACCACAGTCGGTCTCTCGCTGACAATCCCCatggcggcgctcggcgacgtggtgCGCGACCCTGCGTCGATAAACATGCAAAACGCCCTTGGCTCTGTGCTGGTGCTCCTGAGCTTTGGCGCGATTGCTTGGGAAGAAAATTGGACCGCCTAG
- a CDS encoding uncharacterized protein (COG:T; EggNog:ENOG503P3GF) has translation MDSIALPAPVRGACGVSEQSVSSHQHDDGAAAPGFIERDRLAHDVYQSVLQTGRGDWIELMNCAPLASQYHLSTYSTLKFGYGGAPYAYLPMSLQQPLATNTILARQREIEGNAWSWKLHQSTEVSSPEDDATDTTPRASPCMDDAADLDGVLGPEETPAPCPLSIPNDTPPMMTKAFRDAMQMACMDGTGGMSQVPNPPCTIKTSDTHPIHVSPILPPSMVPMLSEHVLKHLPREYAELAQVAPGRSDTPLPRSSWGYLQRGEPIPPGEFASHLVHALGEPEEHLTGQVRGEQLIRLPPTVSLDELARTVEPCKESPETMAESAQRPHQIGNMILSSCPGKKVRMNAPVRGRSSVCRDLKMDLVRYRAMGVRAIVCCLDDDELTLLGSPCAEYMDEVASQGLDLVRLPIAEGFAPTDLVKFDIMITALILTYTLRGSSILVHCRGGVGRAGLVAAIWTLKMGFVMPSAAPVPLDVSLASAAREAQNDSASVLQTVLKLIEVVRRRRSLRAIETAEQAHFLMEYVRFIHRQEHARRCFERCSM, from the exons ATGGACTCTATTGCGCTTCCGGCGCCCGTACGtggagcgtgcggcgtgtCGGAGCAAAGCGTTTCATCGCACCAGCATGATgacggcgcggctgcgcccGGATTCATCGAACGCGAccgtctcgcgcacgacgtcTACCAGTCGGTGCTGCAGACGGGGCGTGGCGACTGGATTGAGCTGATGAActgtgcgccgctcgcaaGCCAGTACCATCTGAGCACCTATAGCACACTAAAATTTGGCTATGGAG GCGCACCCTATGCCTACTTGCCCATGTCGCTGCAGCAGCCCCTCGCCACGAACACGATCCTCGCGCGTCAGCGCGAGATCGAGGGGAATGCCTGGAGCTGGAAACTGCATCAGTCGACCGAAGTGTCGTCGCCGGAGGACGACGCCACCGACACTACCccgcgtgcgtcgccgtgcaTGGACGATGCGGCAGACCTCGATGGCGTCCTGGGACCCGAAGAAACGCCTGCGCCATGCCCACTGTCCATTCCCAATGATACCCCGCCTATGATGACAAAGGCGTTCCGGGATGCGATGCAGATGGCGTGCATGGACGGCACGGGCGGCATGTCGCAGGTGCCGAATCCGCCGTGCACAATCAAGACGAGCGACACGCACCCAATTCATGTAAGCCCTATCCTGCCGCCAAGCATGGTGCCGATGCTCTCGGAGCACGTCCTAAAACACCTTCCCCGCGAGtatgccgagctcgcgcaggttgCGCCGGGGCGCTCGGACACGCCTTTGCCACGCTCCTCGTGGGGCTACTTGCAGCGGGGCGAGCCGATTCCCCCGGGCGAGTTTGCGTCGCACCTtgtgcacgcgctcggcgagccggAGGAGCACCTCACCGGCcaggtgcgcggcgagcagctgaTCCGCCTGCCCCCGACcgtgtcgctcgacgagcttgcaCGCACCGTGGAGCCGTGCAAAGAGTCGCCCGAGACGATGGCGGAgagcgcgcagcgcccccACCAGATCGGCAACATGATCCTCTCGTCGTGCCCGGGCAAAAAGGTGCGAATGAATGCCCCGGTGCGTGGCCGCAGCAGTGTGTGCCGCGACCTGAAAATGGACCTCGTGCGCTACCGCGCGAtgggcgtgcgtgcgattGTGTGctgcctcgacgacgacgagctgacgctcctcggctcgccgtgcgccgagtACATGGACGAAGTCGCGTCGCAAggcctcgacctcgtgcGGCTGCCGATTGCCGAGGGCTTTGCGCCGACGGACCTGGTCAAATTCGACATTATGATTACGGCGCTGATTTTGACCTATACGCTGCGCGGCTCCTCGATCCTTGTCCActgccgcggcggtgtCGGACGCGCGGGCCTGGTCGCAGCGATTTGGACACTCAAGATGGGCTTTGTGatgccgtcggcggcgcctgtgccgctcgacgtgtcgctcgcaagcgctgcgcgcgaggcccaaaacgactcggcgagcgtcctCCAGACCGTGTTGAAACTGATCGAGGTGgtccgccgccggcgcagcctGCGCGCCATTGAAACGGCAGAGCAGGCGCACTTTTTGATGGAGTATGTACGATTTATCCACCGCCAGGAGCACGCGCGTCGGTGCTTCGAGCGGTGCAGCATGTGA
- a CDS encoding cytochrome-b5 reductase (TransMembrane:1 (o46-64i); EggNog:ENOG503NVGH; COG:C) — MLFRPTTTFATATRGAARSSLKQAVRPFSQARAYSTPTSSNKQSNLPLYLSLGGIAGIGAWYAMGGLDGNLKAKISELNADDGGAALSSEEFRELKLKEVRPYNHDSALYVFELPDNKKSGVFTASCIVIRGAGDEPKDDNDKPIIRPYTPVSSPETQGEMDLLIKHYPNGKMTQHLKTLKPGDSIRVKGPNPKYKYQANEFQEVGLIAGGSGVTPMWQLIDAIISNPSDKTKVTLLFGNKQEEDILLREKFDQISKDPRFKIVNFLDSPPKGWKEEEGYISADSVKKYLPSPDLGDKTKIFVCGPPGQIKAISGPKKSFTDQGPLVGALADAGFKAEQVYKF; from the coding sequence ATGCTGTTCCGCCCTACGACGACTTTCGCTACGGCTACCCGCGGTGCTGCCCGCTCCTCCCTGAAGCAGGCCGTCCGCCCTTTCTCCCAGGCCCGTGCTTACTCGACTCCTACCTCGAGCAACAAGCAGTCGAACCTTCCTCTGTACCTGTCCCTTGGCGGTATTGCCGGCATTGGTGCCTGGTACGCCATGGGTGGTCTCGACGGTAACCTGAAGGCCAAGATCTCGGAGCTCAACGCCGACGATGGTGGTGCCGCCCTCTCTTCGGAGGAGTTCCGTGAGCTGAAGCTCAAGGAGGTCCGCCCTTACAACCACGACAGTGCGCTCTACGTCTTTGAGCTGCCTGACAACAAGAAGTCGGGTGTGTTCACTGCCTCGTGCATTGTTatccgcggcgccggtgaTGAGCCCAAGGACGACAACGACAAGCCCATCATCCGCCCCTACACCCCCGTCAGCTCGCCCGAGACCCAGGGTGAGATGGACCTGCTCATCAAGCACTACCCCAACGGTAAGATGACCCAGCACCTGAAGACCCTCAAGCCGGGTGACTCGATCCGTGTCAAGGGCCCCAACCCTAAGTACAAGTACCAGGCAAACGAATTCCAGGAGGTTGGTTTGATTGCCGGTGGTTCGGGTGTCACCCCCATGTGGCAGCTGATCGATGCTATTATTAGCAACCCCTCGGACAAGACTAAGGTCACCCTGCTTTTCGGTAACAAGCAGGAGGAGGACATCCTGCTCCGCGAGAAGTTCGACCAGATCAGCAAGGACCCTCGCTTCAAGATCGTCAACTTCCTCGACTCGCCCCCTAAGGGCTGGAAGGAAGAGGAGGGCTATATCTCGGCTGACTCCGTGAAGAAGTACCTGCCCTCGCCTGACCTCGGTGACAAGACCAAGATCTTTGTCTGTGGTCCCCCCGGCCAGATCAAGGCGATCAGCGGTCCTAAGAAGAGCTTCACTGACCAGGGCCCCCTTGTCGGTGCCCTTGCTGATGCTGGCTtcaaggccgagcaggtgtACAAGTTCTAA
- a CDS encoding chitin synthase (CAZy:GT2_Chitin_synth; EggNog:ENOG503NTYK; COG:M; TransMembrane:5 (i121-141o350-373i826-848o854-876i883-907o)) produces MLPQLSRNRTTAKSFIRRPGAENDDTTIPVPDGSQPPPLRRPTRIARSHTLSRPERGHPLTPLLNPDGEPNDPFADPTPKGPLRNWWRYLAMGATFWAPPTVLNACGKHNSAVRQAWREKVTLVLIAATLCAIVAYITVGLQRSLCQSDQVFIPLKDAKGMYAIGGEAYNGTHPKFPVGIWNLAKEESAVDLSPYIGHPAGSIPACEGLSGAFAKADVCMPLPDHDGCIAEATDDLQDKLGLSTNHSMIGYEWQQVMDTMNGQNGKQLMAMDGWVLNMYPYLQINKRPIPGDFVDEAIRSHFQEANAQGPDATRRFVRRADTRKAMNCLKQKYTAGRINYLSSGCFVAEIILYISLIVILGIVIVRTAMAIWFHFIGSRRLMKPPPPVPGSKQSRRVSHQVLPADAGSHDPSGVAPWASKQMPPPSRLGASSTSASAGAPLSLPTAMTQREIGNDPYVICLVTCYSEGADGISATLASLSKTEYPANRQLLFVVADGMVTGAGESISTPDICVSLMSPDPRFGTPMPMSYTSVGTGKKAHNMALVYAGHYIHPSGGEPVPMVVVAKCGTPAEANDKKPGNRGKRDSQMVLLHFLQRVTYDDPMSPLDYDLFRKVHALMGVTPDFFELILMVDADTLVYPPALRSLCNAMMTDSRIMGACGETRIENKSQSWVTMIQVFEYFISHHQIKAFESVFGGVTCLPGCFSIYRIKARKASDDDWVPVVIKPEVIREYSQSIVTTLHQKNLLLLGEDRFLSTMMLRTFPHRKMVFVPQAVCRTEVPHTFRMLLSQRRRWINSTVHNLMELVLVRDLCGTFCFSMQFVVLMDLIGTLVLPVAICLTYVLIVLSAASGLHNFASAIPLIMLLAVLILPGVVVAMATFKFPYLGWLVIYLIFLPVWNLILPAYSFWHFDDFSWGETRKVEGEAKGESHDVADEEGYDAMKSVPLRQWEDWERSRIRKQKRDERRRMDMQNQFGEGFYNDTSVEPMQDTRLAPAMPPPRIDRDDATSVSSDWNDDRWGDQVGGYNENETPPDLLPNARPVSVMQAHRMSSVFNENDLEDLLQRGWDENPNPLRPKTKGPFQSIPNHSIVSLNNEDPLSDSGNPRESIDVGSLPAPILEPSSDKVAASSAVGAGHSTHARNRSYGGLRFDTPYDAPKR; encoded by the coding sequence ATGCTGCCTCAGCTAAGTCGTAACCGCACGACGGCCAAGTCGTTCATTCGGCGGCCGGGTGCAGAAAACGACGATACAACCATCCCGGTGCCGGATGGCAGCCAACCTCCCCctctgcgccggccgacccGCATCGCGCGGTCTCATACTCTGTCGCGACCAGAGCGTGGGCATCCGCTCACACCGCTGCTCAATCCGGACGGCGAGCCGAATGACCCATTTGCGGACCCTACGCCAAAGGGGCCACTGCGTAACTGGTGGCGCTACCTCGCCATGGGAGCAACGTTCTGGGCGCCGCCTACGGTGCTCAATGCGTGCGGCAAGCATAACTCGGCCGTGCGTCAGGCATGGCGCGAGAAGGTCACGCTCGTACTCATTGCGGCTACTCTTTGTGCTATCGTCGCCTATATTACCGTGGGGTTGCAGCGGTCCTTGTGCCAGTCGGACCAGGTCTTTATTCCCCTCAAGGACGCAAAAGGCATGTATGCCATTGGGGGCGAGGCGTATAATGGTACCCATCCCAAGTTCCCTGTGGGTATTTGGAATCTCGCTAAAGAGGAGTCGGCGGTCGACCTCTCCCCCTACATTGGCCATCCCGCGGGCTCCATTCCTGCGTGCGAGGGCCTGTCGGGCGCTTTTGCCAAGGCAGACGTCTGCATGCCTCTGCCGGATCATGATGGCTGTATTGCCGAAGCGACAGATGACTTGCAAGACAAGCTCGGTCTGAGCACAAACCATTCCATGATTGGGTACGAATGGCAACAGGTCATGGACACCATGAATGGCCAGAACGGCAAGCAGCTCATGGCCATGGACGGTTGGGTGCTCAACATGTACCCTTACCTACAGATCAACAAGAGGCCCATCCCGGGTGACTTTGTGGACGAAGCCATCCGCTCGCACTTCCAAGAGGCCAACGCACAGGGCccggacgcgacgcgccgctttgTCCGCCGCGCGGACACGCGCAAGGCAATGAACTGCCTTAAACAAAAGTACACGGCCGGCCGCATCAACTACCTGTCGTCCGGCTGCTTTGTTGCCGAGATTATCCTGTACATCTCGCTCATTGTCATTCTGGGCATCGTCATTGTGCGTACGGCTATGGCGATCTGGTTCCACTTTATTGGATCGCGCAGGCTTATGAAGCCTCCCCCCCCGGTGCCGGGCTCGAAGCAGAGCCGCCGCGTCTCGCACCAGGTCCTGCCGGCCGATGCCGGCTCGCACGACCCCAGCGGTGTCGCGCCGTGGGCCTCGAAGCagatgccgccgccgtcccGCCTCggggcctcgtcgaccagcgcaaGTGCTGGCGCACCGCTCAGCCTCCCCACGGCCATGACCCAGCGCGAGATCGGCAATGACCCCTACGTCATTTGCCTTGTCACGTGTTACTCGGAAGGTGCCGATGGCATttcggcgacgctcgcgtcgctgaGCAAGACGGAATACCCCGCGAACCGCCAGCTGCTGTTTGTCGTCGCAGATGGTATGGTGACCGGTGCCGGCGAGTCGATCAGCACGCCTGATATTTGTGTGAGCCTCATGAGCCCCGACCCCCGCTTTGGTACGCCGATGCCGATGAGCTACACGTCGGTCGGCACCGGAAAGAAGGCGCACAACATGGCGCTCGTGTATGCGGGCCACTACATCCACCcgtccggcggcgagcCTGTGCCGatggtcgtcgtcgccaaGTGCGGTACGCCGGCGGAAGCGAACGACAAGAAGCCGGGTAACCGTGGTAAGCGCGACTCGCAAATGGTCCTCTTGCACTTTTTGCAGCGCGTCACGTACGATGATCCCATGTCGCCGCTCGACTACGACCTTTTCCGCAAGGTGCATGCGCTGATGGGCGTCACGCCCGACTTCTTCGAGTTGATCCTCATGGTGGATGCGGATACCCTCGTCTATCCCCCGGCCCTTCGCAGCCTGTGCAACGCCATGATGACCGACAGCCGCATCATGGGTGCCTGCGGCGAGACGCGTATTGAAAACAAGTCGCAGAGCTGGGTCACCATGATCCAAGTCTTTGAGTACTTCATTTCCCACCACCAGATCAAGGCGTTCGAGTCGGTGTTTGGTGGTGTGACGTGCCTGCCGGGATGCTTTAGCATCTACCGTATCAAGGCCCGCAAGgccagcgacgacgactgGGTTCCCGTCGTGATCAAACCGGAAGTGATTCGCGAGTACAGCCAGTCCATCGTCACGACGCTGCACCAAAAGAACCTCTTGCTGCTGGGTGAGGACCGTTTCCTGAGTACCATGATGCTCCGTACCTTCCCCCACCGCAAGATGGTCTTTGTGCCGCAGGCGGTGTGCCGTACCGAAGTTCCCCACACCTTCCGCATGCTTCTctcgcagcgccgccgctggatTAACAGTACGGTGCATAACCTCATGGAGCTCGTGCTGGTGCGCGACTTGTGTGGTACTTTCTGTTTCTCTATGCAGTTTGTCGTACTGATGGACCTCATCGGTACGCTGGTGCTGCCCGTGGCCATTTGCCTTACCTATGTGCTAATCGTCCTGTCGGCTGCCTCGGGTCTGCACAACTTTGCGTCGGCCATTCCGCTGATTATGCTTCTCGCGGTGCTCATTCTGCCGGGTGTGGTCGTGGCAATGGCCACGTTTAAGTTCCCCTACCTCGGCTGGCTCGTGATCTACCTCATCTTCCTGCCAGTGTGGAACTTGATTCTCCCCGCCTACTCCTTCTGGCACTTTGACGACTTCTCCTGGGGTGAGACACGCAAGGTCGAAGGTGAGGCCAAGGGCGAGAGCCACGATGTGGCGGATGAAGAGGGCTACGATGCGATGAAGAGCGTTCCGCTCCGGCAGTGGGAGGACTGGGAGCGCTCGCGCATTCGCAAGcagaagcgcgacgagcgccgccgcatggATATGCAAAACCAGTTCGGCGAGGGCTTCTACAACGACACTAGCGTCGAGCCGATGCAGgacacgcgcctcgcgccggccatgccgccgccgcgcatcgaccgcgacgacgcTACGTCCGTCTCCTCCGACTGGAACGACGACCGCTGGGGCGACCAGGTCGGCGGCTACAACGAGAACGAGACACCGCCCGACCTGCTCCCCAACGCCCGCCCTGTATCGGTGATGCAGGCACATCGCATGTCGAGCGTTTTCAACGAAAACGATCTGGAGGACCTCTTGCAGCGCGGCTGGGACGAGAACCCCAACCCGCTCCGCCCCAAGACCAAGGGGCCTTTCCAGAGCATCCCGAACCACTCAATCGTCTCGCTGAACAACGAGGATCCCCTGTCGGACAGCGGCAATCCCCGCGAGTCGATCGACGTGGGCAGCCTGCCTGCACCGATCCTCGAGCCGAGCTCGGACAAGGTCGCGGCCTCGTCTGCCGTGGGCGCAGGACAcagcacgcacgcgcgtaACCGCTCCTACGGTGGCCTCCGGTTCGACACCCcgtacgacgcgccgaAGCGCTAA
- a CDS encoding uncharacterized protein (EggNog:ENOG503NYAC; COG:S) gives MSGRGRGAYYKQKYGRGGARDGGSAGGHGGRGGSWSGGAKRTRTSDVLGTSSDLDAWLHAHDNRPYPAYHDIEGTWSFEKFAFTLDHAQADPYAAPSKARLKIPHAHAQFPLELYSTRTRRVALADYLLRTVYDACTSKRYDQRLSSGGWSGGKGGQIEVDEPGQQVLERTAVQIDDEGIEVRFLVGLPARGRSIMVCENVPSLAQHALFYSSCDAAHLKQHIFSIEDQDALRGMLSAHGLVGFLPNGAVLARASGASDLPMPSPPCVAFESPKELQVTLTLPNRGKIKGLGIAKKSLYVCLGGGFHGKSTFLSALAYGTYNHIPGDGREFVSVSPSAASIRSEDGRPVSQVDISPFISNLPDGSDTSHFSTSNASGSTSCAAALMEALELGSDLLIFDEDSTASNFLVRDATMKTLVPDEPITPLVARARDLVEQTGATIALVCGSSSAFLREADVVVQMERYKMRDVTRAAKELVAQQPAPGLPDPALFSVAAQAAWLRTVRLPSLEPRGKVSTRHRFLVQYGDETLDLHAVPQLVHASQTRAIETVLRQWAQPDGLLGRQGMSGAPVAHLRELVDTLERLVEEHGVDALQSAGRHDGFLARPRRVDLGAAVNRLRCAQIKRQ, from the exons ATGAGCGGTAGAGGACGTGGGGCCTATTACAAGCAAAAGTACGGCCgcggtggcgcgcgcgacggtgGAAGCGCCGGAGGACATGGCGGTAGAGGGGGTAGTTGGTCGGGCGGCGCTAAGCGTACGCGCACGTCTGACGTCTTGG GCACTTCTTCCGACTTGGATGCCTGgctgcacgcgcacgaCAACCGGCCGTATCCTGCGTACCATGACATTGAGGGGACATGGTCGTTTGAAAAGTTTGCATTTACACTCGATCATGCCCAGGCGGATCCGTACGCAGCGCCAAGCAAGGCCCGCCTCAAAATTCCGCATGCACATGCGCAGTTCCCGCTGGAGCTGTacagcacgcgcacgcgtcgtGTGGCACTGGCGGACTACTTGTTGCGTACTGTCTACGATGCATGTACGTCCAAGCGCTACGACCAGCGCCTCTCGAGTGGCGGCTGGTCCGGCGGCAAAGGGGGACAGATTGAAGTCGACGAGCCCGGGCAgcaggtcctcgagcgcactGCGGTGCAGATCGACGATGAAGGGATCGAGGTACGCTTCCTTGTCGGCCTTCCTGCGCGTGGCCGCAGCATCATGG TGTGCGAAAACGtgccgagcttggcgcagcacgccctGTTTTACAGCAGCTGCGATGCTGCACACTTGAAGCAGCACATCTTTTCGATTGAGGACCAAGACGCGCTTCGTGGCATGCTAAGTGCCCACGGTTTGGTCGGCTTTCTTCCGAATGGCGCCGTGcttgcgcgtgcgtcgggcgcgtcggacCTTCCTatgccgtcgccgccgtgcgtcgcATTCGAGAGCCCCAAAGAGCTCCAGGTCACGCTTACGCTGCCGAATCGTGGAAAGATCAAGGGCCTCGGCATCGCAAAAAAGTCGCTGTACGTGTGTCTTGGCGGCGGATTCCACGGCAAGTCGACCTTCCTCTCGGCGCTGGCGTACGGCACCTACAACCACATTCCCGGCGACGGACGTGAGTTTGTCTCGGTCTCGCCCTCTGCAGCAAGCATCCGGTCCGAGGACGGCCGTCCGGTCAGCCAAGTGGACATTTCGCCGTTCATTTCCAACCTGCCGGATGGAAGTGATACGAG CCACTTTTCGACTAGCAATGCGTCAGGCAGCACGTCgtgtgccgctgcgctgATGGAAGCGCTTGAGCTCGGCTCAGACCTGCTCATTTTTGACGAGGACTCGACCGCGTCCAACTTTTTGGTGCGCGATGCGACCATGAAGACGCTCGTGCCCGACGAGCCCATTACGCCGCtggtggcgcgcgcgcgcgacttGGTCGAGCAGAccggcgcgacgatcgCGCTAGTGTGCGGCTCTTCGAGCGCTTttctgcgcgaggccgatGTCGTGGTCCAGATGGAGCGCTACAAGATGCGCGAcgtgacgcgcgccgccaaggAGCTCGTGGCACagcagcctgcgccgggCCTCCCCGACCCTGCCCTCTTTTCGGTGGCCGCCCAAGCGGCGTggctgcgcaccgtgcgccTCCCCTCACTCGAGCCGCGTGGAAAAGTCTCGACGCGCCACCGCTTTCTTGTGCAGTacggcgacgagacgcTGGATCTGCATGCCGTCCCccagctcgtgcacgcgAGCCAGACGCGAGCCATCGAAACGGTCCTGCGGCAGTGGGCGCAGCCTGACGGCCTGCTTGGCCGTCAGGGCATGAGCGGTGCCCCCGTTGCCCatctgcgcgagctggtggATACGCTGGAGCGGCTTGTCGAAGAGCACGGTGTGGATGCGCTGCAAAGCGCTGGGCGCCATGATGGATTCCTTGCGCGTCCCCGGCGTGTGGATCTTGGTGCAGCTG TGAACCGTCTACGGTGCGCCCAGATCAAGCGCCAGTAG